The following coding sequences lie in one Anguilla rostrata isolate EN2019 chromosome 8, ASM1855537v3, whole genome shotgun sequence genomic window:
- the LOC135260245 gene encoding protein rapunzel-like: MAVQLQRMIADKKDVVETVMEVFEKGAEVLASIAGDLFPIFSIVAPVVQLALDNVESKEAEFMKAQFQKVRERLEVVSEEIRRVDQEIRKSGADAAYFSVEENLSNQFRKFMDVLNAKPKFREVKKKIFLEHFAKTGGDKNLHTLYGAVTGDNFSGESVLEITLNYHEKSRRAVEEFCARLKNLFCLGLIALVGQAALKGTGEEEDVLKDWGERMNVIQTKMDVVIQDCITSFPEQAQIDTRRLVRDQGEQTNQELADSVLEALGRKYDWVRWSVRVYRPPSSLLGSKKDFQCPVGKSRFQETEPEGKLTVAVSYSASPEPLDKPLIRRLLVEQKKQTPSPPAVAEMLFEQVPVASIHVISTAAKDLAFSWNFADELLFWEEHKKLYVCVHSA; the protein is encoded by the coding sequence ATGGCTGTCCAGCTGCAGAGGATGATTGCAGACAAGAAGGACGTGGTGGAGACTGTGATGGAGGTGTTTGAGAAAGGAGCAGAGGTGTTGGCCAGCATTGCTGGGGACCTCTTCCCAATCTTCTCCATTGTGGCCCCTGTGGTGCAGCTGGCCCTGGACAACGTGGAGAGCAAGGAGGCGGAGTTCATGAAGGCGCAGTTCCAGAAGGTGCGAGAGCGGCTGGAGGTCGTCTCCGAGGAGATCCGCCGCGTCGACCAGGAGATCAGGAAGAGCGGGGCGGACGCCGCCTACTTCTCGGTGGAGGAGAACCTGAGCAATCAGTTCCGCAAGTTCATGGACGTCCTAAACGCCAAGCCCAAGTTCCGGGAGGTCAAGAAGAAGATCTTTCTGGAGCACTTTGCAAAGACCGGGGGCGACAAGAACCTGCACACCCTGTATGGCGCTGTGACAGGGGACAACTTCTCTGGGGAGTCGGTGCTGGAGATCACCCTCAACTACCACGAAAAGAGTCGCCGGGCCGTGGAGGAATTCTGCGCCCGTCTGAAGAACCTCTTCTGCCTGGGGCTCATCGCCCTGGTGGGCCAGGCGGCTCTGAAGGGGACCGGTGAGGAAGAGGACGTCCTGAAGGACTGGGGGGAGAGGATGAACGTGATCCAGACGAAGATGGACGTCGTCATCCAGGACTGCATCACCAGTTTCCCGGAGCAGGCCCAGATAGACACCCGGCGCCTGGTGAGGGATCAAGGGGAGCAGACCAACCAAGAGCTGGCCGACTCGGTCTTGGAGGCCTTGGGGCGCAAGTACGACTGGGTGCGCTGGTCCGTGCGGGTGTACAGGCCCCCCTCAAGCCTGCTAGGCAGCAAGAAGGACTTCCAGTGCCCGGTGGGGAAGAGCCGCTTCCAGGAGACGGAGCCAGAGGGGAAGCTGACCGTGGCGGTGTCCTACAGCGCCTCCCCCGAGCCCCTGGACAAGCCCCTGATCCGCCGGCTGCTGGTGGAGCAGAAGAAGCAGACGCCGTCGCCGCCGGCGGTGGCAGAGATGCTGTTCGAGCAGGTGCCCGTCGCTTCCATCCACGTGATCTCCACGGCCGCCAAGGACCTGGCCTTCTCCTGGAACTTCGCCGATGAGCTCCTCTTTTGGGAGGAGCACAAGAAGCtctatgtttgtgtgcattctgCCTAA